In Cryptomeria japonica chromosome 10, Sugi_1.0, whole genome shotgun sequence, a genomic segment contains:
- the LOC131038341 gene encoding U-box domain-containing protein 26 yields the protein MSSEEDQQKSVSAPPLFQCPISLELMTDPVTVCTGLTYDRSSIQQWMRPGNDICPLTGQTLHSRELIPNHTLAALIYKWRLTNPSDPAVEENKKLQHMIEQIDKGGACRIEALRHLKILARDKSIRSHLQSEGILPALIRVIERFDPIHPAEEEVEAVQEAIAAIVLFSVDDAICPRDLLSSPAIRTVEWMLAKGDLESRINSATLVENLAKLDETAAMEIGSMDGITNGLLTFLEQNNTNRSGLRALIPLCRVVAYRVKLAEEAGVISLLIRFVSVSERAVIEASMAILEGLSTVVQGRSGIMADAVAVPTIVRSLLHVSRVATAHGVGILLNICKNCDREDEIRDLVKTGVLQKLVALLHMDCEPRTKRRVNYLIKILSPLQDYDSCAQFVIHL from the coding sequence ATGTCATCAGAGGAGGATCAGCAAAAATCTGTGAGCGCCCCGCCCTTGTTTCAATGCCCAATTTCCTTAGAACTCATGACTGACCCCGTCACTGTGTGCACGGGACTCACTTATGACAGATCTTCAATTCAGCAGTGGATGCGTCCAGGAAATGATATCTGTCCACTGACAGGCCAGACGCTCCATTCGCGAGAGCTCATCCCTAATCACACCCTTGCCGCCCTTATATACAAATGGCGCCTCACAAATCCATCAGATCCTGCAGTGGAGGAGAACAAAAAGCTGCAGCATATGATAGAGCAGATCGACAAAGGAGGCGCCTGTAGAATCGAGGCCTTAAGACACTTGAAGATTTTAGCCAGGGACAAAAGCATCAGATCGCATCTGCAATCAGAGGGCATTTTACCCGCTCTGATTCGTGTGATAGAACGCTTTGATCCAATCCATCCCGCTGAAGAGGAAGTGGAAGCTGTGCAAGAAGCCATCGCAGCAATCGTATTGTTTTCTGTAGACGATGCGATTTGCCCAAGAGATCTGTTGAGCAGTCCAGCGATTCGAACCGTGGAATGGATGTTGGCGAAGGGCGATCTGGAGTCCAGAATAAATTCGGCAACCCTTGTGGAAAATCTGGCCAAATTGGACGAGACAGCCGCTATGGAAATCGGGTCCATGGACGGGATAACAAATGGGCTTTTAACGTTTCTCGAACAGAATAACACGAATCGTTCTGGTCTAAGGGCTTTGATTCCTCTGTGTCGTGTGGTTGCGTATCGGGTCAAGCTAGCGGAGGAAGCTGGAGTCATTTCTCTTTTGATTCGATTTGTTAGCGTTTCAGAGAGAGCTGTGATCGAAGCATCCATGGCTATTCTGGAGGGCCTTTCAACTGTTGTTCAAGGCCGATCTGGGATAATGGCGGATGCAGTGGCAGTGCCCACGATCGTTAGAAGTCTGCTACATGTGTCCCGTGTCGCTACCGCTCATGGTGTTGGGATTTTGTTGAACATTTGTAAGAACTGTGATAGAGAAGATGAGATCAGAGATCTTGTCAAGACGGGCGTTTTGCAGAAGTTGGTGGCGTTGCTTCACATGGATTGCGAGCCCAGAACCAAACGACGCGTTAATTATCTTATCAAAATTCTGTCCCCTCTACAAGACTATGATTCCTGCGCCCAGTTCGTTATTCACCTATAA